The Drosophila suzukii chromosome X, CBGP_Dsuzu_IsoJpt1.0, whole genome shotgun sequence DNA window CGGAGTCCTCCTCCTCTCCCTCAGGCATGTACCAGCCAACCAGCCTCTTGTTGCTGGCATCCTGCATTTCCTCGGGTTTCTCCTTGGAGGCAATGGTTTGGGCCATCACGGGCTCCGTGCGCAGGTGGTCGGTGCCCACGGTGTCTGCCTCCAGTTCGTAGGTGAGCGAGATGACCTTTAGATCGATCCCCGAGAGACTCGCATAGTCGCCCGTTCGTTTGGCGAACTCCACGCAGTGTTTGATGCTCTCGGGACGCGGCTCGCGCACCTGGAGGTCGAAGGGCAGGACGCAGAGGCGACGGATCTGGCGCTTGTTGCGCACCTCGGCCACCACATCCGGCACGGTGAGCACCTGCTCCGCGTATTCCTGGAGGGGATTGGATTTGGGATTTAGAGGGGTTCTCTATGGAAACCAGGGATGACTTACATTCAGGGGCACGGCGTTGATAAAGGCGGTGGTGTCCGCCACCAGGAACTTGATCTTTCCGCTCGTCTCGGCCATTTTCTGGAGTAATTCTTACATGAAAAACAAGGCACGCAAATAAAACAATTCAATTCAGCACGTGTCGGAAGTTTCTTAGTGATGGGGATATTTCCCGATATTCTTCACATTTATATCGTTATATCGTTGTTACGCGATGAAACGATGTTTTGCAAAACACATTTTGCCACGCAATTGATAGATTGGAATTTCAATGTTGTAAAAATACGTGTCCAATTGATCTTGTGGAAGGTATCCTACAAATATCGTACATGTTACAGAAAAAAAGCTATCGAAACGTCATGCAGTCTATTTCCTATTAGGCATTTGAACACAAGATTATACTAGTTTTTCAGGAGAACATtgattaatttgttttttaaatgacaTTTAATTTAATGGTTCCTCTGGGTGCCGAATTGAAACGCGTAATCATATATTTACTCTATAATTAAATGCGCTCATTGGCAAATTAATGATTAGATGAGAAAATTGCGCGAAGGGCTTTACTCACTTGAAATAATAGGAAAGGGCTTGAAAATCAAATTAAGGAATAAACAGCCATAGATGTACTTAAAAATATGTTCTTCTTTCTAAAATCAGGGACTGAAAAGAGCAGTTTACCTTTATTAATTTGTAAGCATTAAATTGTTACTTGCCTCTCCAAGACACGACAAAATGGGTAAAGAAAATACTTAAAAACCCAATAGGCctttcaaaattaaagtcccAAATAGAAATCCCTGAGTTCAATCGTTTCGATAGTCGATGAAGATTGCCTGGACATCGATGAATCTTGACAGCGGCAAGTGCCACCTCTAGTTTTCAAGCCAAAAATGGCGAAGTGAATTCTTTTTTCGTCCAGTTTGCAGGCAAATTTCGAGAAGCGCTTGAATTAAACAAAAGTGAACGACTTTTTTCGCCGGACTCAGTGAAAACGCAGTGCAGCGGATCGTCCGAGTGATCCGGCAAGAGCGCGACAAGAGCAGCGAAGAGGAAACTGCAGAATGTGGGGCCATTGGCAGACGGCCACCGCCGCAGTGGCTCCGATGGGCGCACCCCCTCCGCAGCCGTCGGTGCCGCCGCCACTGCCCGACGCCCCGCCCCCACCGCCCCCCGCGGACGGGGCCTCCTCGGGAGGAGCACCCTCCGGCCAGCAGTCGGCAGGGGGAGGAGGATCTGGAGCAGCTGCCCAGAACGATAACACCACCCCCTCCGCAGCCGCCGCTGCGGGCGCAGGCTTCAACCCTTATAGCAGCGGACAGGCGACGGCGGGGGGCGCGGGGGCCGGCAACCCCTATGAGCAGTATACGGCCGCCCAGTACGCGGCCATGACCCCGGAGCAGCAGTACGCCCTGCAGCACCACTGGCACCAGTGGCAGACCTACCAGGCGGAGTACGCCAAGTGGCATGCCCAGTACGGCGAGCAGGTGAGTCCCATCTGGCAATCCTCCGCACCTGACAAACAACATAATCCTAACTAATCCCCCTTCCCCAGTACAAGCGTGAAATGGCCGCTGCTGCCGCTGTGGCCACGACTACAGGTATCCAAGGCGTCCCTGCACCCGTGGTAGCTGCTCCCTCGACAGCTCCGACTCCCGCAGTGGTAGCCCCACCGGGCCCACAGGCCTACCCTGTTGCCCAGAACTATTATCAGGCCGTCTCGGCCTCGCCGGCTCCTTCCACCACGCCGAATGCCGTGCTGGGCGCGCCACCGCTACCCGGCAAGATCATGGCCCAGCCGCAGTTGTACAAccagccgccgccgccgccaccCCAAAAAGGCGGCTACAATCAAAGCAATGACAACCAAGGCATGTGGTCGAGTGGACCGGGCATGCAGCAGCCGCCGCCCAACAGATATGGCGGGCAAATGAACCAGATGAACTACAATAGTGGCGGAGCAGACAACCAGGGCTATCCCAATCTACAGCAGCCGCCGCCCTCGCTGCAGAGACAGCATActcagcaacagcagcagaatAACATGGACAACCAGTGGGGAAATAACAACCAACGCGGTGGAGgaggcagcaacaacagccgTCCTTCCTGGGAAACCAGTGATAATTCCGGGCAACAAGGTCACTGGGATGGTCCGCCGCCACAGAATGACATGAACAATCGCTGGAATGGACCGTCACagggcaacagcaacagcaatgACAGCAACAATCGCCGCTGGGATGGGTCATCAAACCAAACGCAATCTGGCGGGGATCAGCAACAGAACCGCTGGATGAGCGGACCCCCACAAAGCGATCAGAACCAGAATCGCTGGATGAGCGGACCTCCGCCTAGTTTGAACGACCAGCAGCAGGATAATCAGAATTCCCGCCAGAATCGCTGGCAGAACAATAATTCCGACATGGACGGACCACCGATGCGGAATAACAACAAGCAGAACCAATTCCAGAACAATCGAAAGAGCTGGGGGGCACCAGACGAACGAGGAggtggagatggagatggacaCCAAAACCAGAATCCATTTATCAAGAACTCGCAGTCCGATTATGACCAGGATCAGCCGACTGGCAACAATAACAACTTCGGCCAGCGAACAGGCAACTACCAGGGAAACTATGGCAATAGTTACAATAACCAGGAGCAAGGAGGAGGAGGCAACTTTGGCAGCGGAGGAGGAAGCAACTATGGAAGCGGCGGAACAGGCAACTTTGCCGGCAGAGGTGGAGGCCAGGACAGCTTTGGTGGCCGGGGATCAGGAGGATCTGGGCCGGACAACTTTGGCAATAGCAATACTAATAGCTTCAATAACAACAATCGCCGCCAAAGCAATCGTTGGGACAACAATCGCaaccaaaaccaaaatcaGGGATATTCCGATGAGAGgggcggcggaggaggaggcagTGGCGATTCTGGTTCAGGGTTCAACCAAAATCGTGGCAGTTTCAACCAGCGTAACAACTTCAACCAGCAGAATGCGCCTTACCAACATCAGTCTCAACTTCAAAATCAAAACCAGAATCGCAACCAACAGCAGGCTCCCGACCTAGACGAGGCCAGCTTCGACCGCCTGTTCGACCAGTGGGAGCAGCAGTTCGAGGACTGGAAGAGGGCCAATGCCAATCATCCGGATCGTGATGAGTACCGCCGCTACGAGGAGGAGTTCGAGAAGCAGCGTCGTCGCATTGCCGAACGAAGGGAGCAAATGCGCCGACGTCGCCAGCAGCAAATGGGTGGCTTGACAGGATCTGGCTCGTTAACAGACATACCGAAAGAAGCTTCAGTTGCCGGGGCATCCAAGCCCGAGGAGCAGGAGTCAAACGAGGATGCATTCGGCGGAGTCCAAGGCAATTTCGGTGACCAGGGACCACCCGCACCGGGTCCTGGCCCTGGCCCTGGACCCAATTTCGGTGATCAGGATAGAGGACCCCCCTTCGGACAGGGCAACAGACAACCGGGACATCCGGGTCATTTTGCGAATGAGAATCGCGCCTTTGAAAGCTCCGGAGTTCCTGGATTCAGGGGCAACCACGGTCCGCCACCAGGATTGCAGAACAAATACCAAACCGCCCAGAAAGCCATCCAGGACAAACAGCTAGGCCCAGAGGAGGGCAAGGGAAACCAAGCCAAGCCATCGGGACCACCGGCTCCACCGGCTCCAATTTTAAATCCGATTGTTGCCCAGAAACCAGCAGTGCCAGCTCCCCCAGTAGCTCCACCCATCGGTCCTGTTCATCCGGCCTCCCTGCCGCCACCCGAAGCTCCAACTCCGCCAGTGGTTCCTGCCCCGCCGGTGGCTCCACCAACGCAGCCTCCTCCGATCTCCACCAATCTCGGCAAGCGGCGCCAAACACCTGTTCCTGCTCCAACTCCCGCTAAGCAGGTCAAGGAGGAGGAGCCCATATTCACGATTTCCCtggacgacgacgacgacgaggatGAGGTTGAACCGCCGGCAGCCGACACGCCCATGGGCAGCATCTTCAAAAAAAGCGATGGCATCCCGGGTCTGGATTTGGTGGCCGATGGCGGTGGCAAGAACTCAGCCTCGGTCTTCGATGTGGGGCTCGGGGATTCCGAGCCAGCAGCAGCGCCTGCCGCCCCTGCTAACCAGTCGGGCCCCCCGACCGCCAACAAGAGCAACGAATCGCTGAGCAACGTGCTTAAGGACCCGAACTTCTTCAACAATCTTACCCAGGCGGTGGCCAATGTCCAGGAGCGCGAGCAGCGCGATcgccaggagcagcagcagcagcatgaGCAGGATCCGAATCCGGAAACGGGAACGGATGGTCGTCCCCTGTCCTTCGCCGAGTGGCAGCGCAAGAAAAATGGTGGCAACGATAACAAGTCGCAGGATTCCCGCGATTCGATGAGCCCCAGTGGCAGTGACAAACCAGATAACAGTGGACCATCCAGTGGATTTGGTCCCGGGCAGGCTCAAGGTGCAGGTCCAGGTGCCGGTGGTACCAATGCTCGTTCTCGTCCAAATTCTGGGCCTGGTCCTGGTCCAAACGATGGGCAGCGTTTCGACAACTTTGGACCGAACCAAGTCCCGGGTAGCAACTTCATTGACTTTGAAGGCAATGGACCCGGTCCCGACTTTGGGCCACCAGGCAGGAACTTTGGTCCCAACGGTCCAGGACCACGTGGCCCCAATTTCGGGCCTAACTTTGGCCCCGGGGGACCTCCTTATGGGCCCAATGGCCCCGGAGGACCACCGTTCGGCCCCAAGTTCAGACACAATGGCCCCAACTTCGGGCCGAACTTTGGCCCGAATTTCGGACCAGGTCCAGGCCCACGTAACTTCGGACCTCGTGGACCCAACGGTCCTTTCGGTGGTCCCCGGCGCGACGACTTCGGTGGCCCACCGTTCGGCGGTCCAGGACCCAACTTCGGACCAGGCGGGCCACAAGGACCCAATTCACGGGGATTCAACAACGGTGGACAAAACAGTGATAACCCCTTCCGCCGGCAGGGCGGAGGACCAGGTCCCAGTTTCGCCGACGATGATCTTGGCGCAGGACCACCAAGAGGCCCCAGGAATTTCCCGAACCGCAACAGTTTCGGCGGAAATCAAGGAGGACAGAACAATCGGAAGAACTGGAATGACGGGTATGTGTCCTTAGTCCGTTTCTAAGTTCTTCACCTTGATCAAATCGATTTTTCAATACGTATATTTAATACCTATATATGGAACGTTATATCTTGACAAAAATGGGGGAAAGGGGGAAGAGTCTTTCCCCCTTTATACTCTTTTGGAATCCAATATCAATTGTCTGATTGTCTGAAAAAGATATGGCAGCATTATCTTTTCAAGTTTTGTGGATCGTATAATCTGCAAATCAGTTCAACTATATAATAATAGCGTGAAATTTAATTAGGGCTGCATGATTACAAACATTTATCTGAAAGGCTCCCtttttgttttggtaaatAACAGGACCTATATGCAATTGCAGTTCTTTTTATAAGAGTTTATATCTATAATATACCCATGTGATAATGGAACCCAAGCGTTTTATAGAAATAAACGTATGTTTGTCCGACTTTACTACAGATGGAGTTCGAAAATGTAATATACTTTCGAATCAGCTCGCTTCCGATGACTATATAAAAATTTTTCTTATGATATCCGTGAAATTCCGTTTTAAGTTCAAGTTCTTCGATAAAAATCTTCCGATTTCATTCCGCTCAATTCCCCTTTTCCCACTTTTGTCCTCTTTCTATTGCTCTATCTGTATTGATTCATCCAATTTTATGTAGTTAACTTGCGCAGGCCATTTTCTAGTTATCGTTAATGCTGGAATTTCGATTCCAACCCCGTTTTTTCTTCTTCTCTTCTACTTCTATGCAATACTGATACATACTGAAAAAAcgtataatttaaaaaatgttaccaaacaaaaaaaccaacaaaaaacCGCTGGTATTGATGGTTGGCGATGCCCCCGATACATAtatgatatatgtatatatttctatATACGTACACCCACCGATCTGTGTGTCTGATCCGATCCATTGTCTGAGCAGCAAGAAAAGGGGGCGTTAAAAACCTCcgacaacaacagcagcagagCAGGAACTGAGCTCTGAACTCTTGAATCCGGGATCTGATTAGGAGACAGACTTTTAGGCGCGGCTTTCTATATCGAATGGGCAGACGATAGCCCCCtctgaaaaaaaatatatccaTAATCTGTCATCAGATCGCAGGGTCCAGAAGCCAGAACATACCTATATTTAGAAATTAAGGATACACACATCTGCCAGATCCACAGAGAACAAAAATGAAATCGAAAAAACAACATTACTGGGAATAATTTTGCTGCTCGAAATATCAAACGATTTTTACTTATTTTGACCTCCTATAACACACAAAAATAGCCCAATTTTTGACCTCAAAACTTCTTTTCCTGAGCTTTATACCTTTTCATTTTGACGCGATTGATTAATTTTTCCAGTTAATTTTCCCTGATTATGAAAGCAATGATTAAGTCTTGTTTGGTGGAAAATATAATACGTTTATAGCGCGAAGTTATATGAGTCGTATATGTTAAATATATACCATGGAATTAATATCAATAAAGGAAGATAAAACGAAGAGTAATGTTTTTGGGGAAAAATGAActatataaaaaaagaaatcatAGTAAGTTTTGGATTTTGTCCGTCTGTGCATTAATCTTTTGTTATTTTCCAATCTACTCTCCATAACTCCGATTGCTAAATACTGGTTCTGgttagttttaaatattatatttaatcaTTTATAAGACATCTTCGCGATTATGTATCAAGATATGTTTCAAATATACTAAAAAAGATacactatttttttttactggTATCTACtattggtttttaaaaaatccaa harbors:
- the ZAP3 gene encoding YLP motif-containing protein 1 isoform X2, translating into MWGHWQTATAAVAPMGAPPPQPSVPPPLPDAPPPPPPADGASSGGAPSGQQSAGGGGSGAAAQNDNTTPSAAAAAGAGFNPYSSGQATAGGAGAGNPYEQYTAAQYAAMTPEQQYALQHHWHQWQTYQAEYAKWHAQYGEQYKREMAAAAAVATTTGIQGVPAPVVAAPSTAPTPAVVAPPGPQAYPVAQNYYQAVSASPAPSTTPNAVLGAPPLPGKIMAQPQLYNQPPPPPPQKGGYNQSNDNQGMWSSGPGMQQPPPNRYGGQMNQMNYNSGGADNQGYPNLQQPPPSLQRQHTQQQQQNNMDNQWGNNNQRGGGGSNNSRPSWETSDNSGQQGHWDGPPPQNDMNNRWNGPSQGNSNSNDSNNRRWDGSSNQTQSGGDQQQNRWMSGPPQSDQNQNRWMSGPPPSLNDQQQDNQNSRQNRWQNNNSDMDGPPMRNNNKQNQFQNNRKSWGAPDERGGGDGDGHQNQNPFIKNSQSDYDQDQPTGNNNNFGQRTGNYQGNYGNSYNNQEQGGGGNFGSGGGSNYGSGGTGNFAGRGGGQDSFGGRGSGGSGPDNFGNSNTNSFNNNNRRQSNRWDNNRNQNQNQGYSDERGGGGGGSGDSGSGFNQNRGSFNQRNNFNQQNAPYQHQSQLQNQNQNRNQQQAPDLDEASFDRLFDQWEQQFEDWKRANANHPDRDEYRRYEEEFEKQRRRIAERREQMRRRRQQQMGGLTGSGSLTDIPKEASVAGASKPEEQESNEDAFGGVQGNFGDQGPPAPGPGPGPGPNFGDQDRGPPFGQGNRQPGHPGHFANENRAFESSGVPGFRGNHGPPPGLQNKYQTAQKAIQDKQLGPEEGKGNQAKPSGPPAPPAPILNPIVAQKPAVPAPPVAPPIGPVHPASLPPPEAPTPPVVPAPPVAPPTQPPPISTNLGKRRQTPVPAPTPAKQVKEEEPIFTISLDDDDDEDEVEPPAADTPMGSIFKKSDGIPGLDLVADGGGKNSASVFDVGLGDSEPAAAPAAPANQSGPPTANKSNESLSNVLKDPNFFNNLTQAVANVQEREQRDRQEQQQQHEQDPNPETGTDGRPLSFAEWQRKKNGGNDNKSQDSRDSMSPSGSDKPDNSGPSSGFGPGQAQGAGPGAGGTNARSRPNSGPGPGPNDGQRFDNFGPNQVPGSNFIDFEGNGPGPDFGPPGRNFGPNGPGPRGPNFGPNFGPGGPPYGPNGPGGPPFGPKFRHNGPNFGPNFGPNFGPGPGPRNFGPRGPNGPFGGPRRDDFGGPPFGGPGPNFGPGGPQGPNSRGFNNGGQNSDNPFRRQGGGPGPSFADDDLGAGPPRGPRNFPNRNSFGGNQGGQNNRKNWNDGPEQQQQPFPHQNEPIYRPMKVFDYSNNQPAAKVIDYGHKSGDGNPIEGPSGPSPADRIPEFRAVKTFEYGHSSFSGPNRMGIPGGMGMGMGGGPNQGMTGCGPNRGMTGGPGGGPGAPNSKRKNKKRNRQKKEERLQFQQNPQLQSNSFDECNSSNPGQDEQQEQQQQQQDQDEFQDHGDEFPPNEGNDLEDISDGEDNLTPLDGEDDNEGLPPPPPIGRWNQGNVQEPFNQGPFNIFPGQSFGGGMERSAPPPPTMSLFPSAANANDNIPTPVTAPHLEMSVPTNENRNTISVDEVLLNPGRQTRPKRICIILRGPPGCGKSHVARLIKEKELEMGGANPRILSIDDYFIIENDYVEKCPKTGKKIPKKEILYEYDDAMEETYMQYLIKSFKRTLSDNLYDFIIVDCNNNSLRTLNEFYCHAKDSNFVPYIVDLHCDLETCLGRNSHQRTENEIQVVLDNWCNTPLQYIKLDVSTLLENVVEMEDVEDMATDDNACADDGETAGASEDAAVEETDDSNSGDASNDCGFLKSKWECDTTEENLARLDGTKRLMQNRRTASMADYLQLEDWEPPRTSANGKKRVRWADIEEKRSQEKMRAIGFVVGQTDWNRMMDPNAGSRALNKTKYIERIKRR